In Ictalurus punctatus breed USDA103 chromosome 18, Coco_2.0, whole genome shotgun sequence, the genomic stretch TGTGCATATGGCTGTATGTGAATTTGACTTCATGTCTGTGAGGAAATGTTCTTTCATTGTTGCAAATGGATTGCTTTTAAAATGGTTAAAATACAGAAGTACGAGGGTACTAAAGTGGACGTCGAACGAGGCGTTTTGAGCAGGTCTGGAGAAGTGTTCCCTGTTAGGTAAAACTTTGGgggagactatgagctttgtgactttgcagatcttatacatgcacaaacagatacaatacacacacaaaaaaaggaatacattaaaaatcatgatatgagTCCTTTAAATAATTATATCTGAAACTCACTTACAGATGGGAGATGGAAGAATGGTTATGTGGTTTTATGAAATGTGTACTTGGCATGAATTTGAGTCATCATACCATCATGACAAACGTGCTGAGAGTTTCTGCTAGCCCCACTCGAACATGTTTCTTCCTAATCCAGCATGTGGTTCTTCTCCTGGCCTTAATCAGCTCCTCGACCTTCCCCTCCTCCAGCATGCTTATATGCTCTTTTTTTCCACCtatttctctcattctcttcttcttcttagaCTCCTAATCCAACCCTTGTGTGATCCTGTTATAAAACAGAGTCACATATGTTGTGCATTTCCCCTAAGTGCTCACGTGGTTAGCTGTGTAGAGCGTCCCCTTTCCTGTCCCTCCCCGTCACACACCCCCCAAAACAGCCCTATAGCCTTATGGGTAGCAGTCAGACTGGGTATTGGCagagtgttgtttttttaggagATCTGGGGGCAGTGAGGTTATTCCCAGCCCAAATGACCTTTACATGTTCAGTTCAAAAAGCTACACCATGCTGTAACAAAAAATTGCATCATAGCTTTGAATTCATGTATAATCTATGTCGTTACAAGGTTGCTCAAACAAACATTTCAGCATTAATCAATAATTAAGTATGAcatgatatatgatataaacatttatttgaacaatTTTGTATTCAAGCATTCTGTTAGTATTACTTGGAGCAGCAGTTTCTGTATTTCACATTTAATTCAGTCTTTGTTAGTGTTGATTAGTGTTAGTTTGCCATCcatgtcattttcattttatatctCTGTTGACTTACATGGCTTAAAGAATATTGGGTTCTTTGGCTATTTAAGCAATAACCACTCCTCCTTTGACTTTGTTTGCTAACCCTGTCTAATGTTACAGGAATAAGCACTGTAGTCTATTGTCATGGGTCAGGCAAACACTACGATTAAATAAGTATCtgtatacgtatatgtatacttttttttttttgccaaagaCAACTGTCATCCAAATCAATCAAATATCCTTGTTGTTCCTCTTTGAGTTCATAAAGAGTAGGCTAGTAATAACAGAAAAGAATGACAGGCTAGTACGTCCATGATTCCGTCTACATTATAAGTCACACTATAATTTCTACATTCTTGTCTTGTGTATCAAGGGTCTAATTCTTATATAATTGCACTGTTTGTGTGCTTTAGCCCCTGTCCACAGGGCAGTAATGAGAATGATGTAAACATATGCTGGGGCCTTTGCAGTTACCAGATCTCAAcccttttggaagaatggtgttcatcaaGTTCTGGAGACTTACAGAATCTGGAATAAGaagcactgaagctgttctgaaaGCTTGTTGTGGACTAACACCTTTTGGAAAACattacgtgtttttttttcctttaacaacTGTCACATGCACTGTAAAATTCTATGCCACATTTTGTAGTtttggttatttaaaaataagtatcatatattacataataataattatatatatatatatatatatatatatatatatatatatatatatatatatatatatatatatataattaaattattataagaAAACACTGAACTATTTCTAcatcaaatatttcaaaataataagtCATTCTTAATATATTCATACAATCTTtgaataatgcatttatttacagtggGGCCCAATCCATAGAATGCAATGGACATGGGCTTAAGTACTTTTTTTCTGCTCTTATTTGGTCATCTGCCAATTTCCCATTAGCCAGCTTTCCCATATCATGCGACAGCCCCCAACTGTGAAGGGTGAAGGCTAATACAATTTGCTCTGAGACACATAAAGCCAGCTGCCATCTTTTTTTCCTGGAAACTGCTactcatgctgtgtcacagggcagcataacacgCTTGGAGTATTGTGACCTCACAGATCCAGGATTGCTGGTTCAGTattgagcttgggttactgtctgtggaTTTTGGTGCTGGCGTTTTCCTCTGTAGAGGAGCCTTGTTCCTATAAAGTTTTCCCCacgtcatctcagggagtttttttttttcttgccacatGCACTGTGTTGTATCTCAGAGACTTTCTAGTGCTATCTAGACTTTCTTTGTCCTGGAACATTCTTTCCTCAAATATATAGCCTACTGCATTTGAGACCATTGGTTCACAAATTTCAGTGACATACTGTACAGCATCACACATAAGAACATATTCACATCCATAGAAGCAAACAAGAAAAAACTGGTGAAGATCAGAAGTATATCATCATAAACACTATATTTTGCAGAGGTACACTTTTTCATTCAGAGGAATGAAACAAACAAGAGCTGGTCTTtcactattaaaaataaagaaccgCTAGATTTCTTctcagacataaaaaaaaaaaaaaaaaccataatgatCCATTTATTGAAGGTGCTGAAGTTCAGTTATAATAACTGGTTATTGAATCCTGAAAAAATGATGGTGTGTATTAAGAAAAGACAAAATGTGGAagattttaaatatgaaagaaaatgtttggGTTACAGAACCCAAATCAGTAACACTGTTACAATGtcgattttaaacattttctatCATATTAACGCCTACTTTTGTTAAAACTGCAAATACAGTAGATTTAGCAAGTAAAGTAGACTATTAAGGTTCATTTCAAGTCATCTAGACTTGTTAGGCTACTATGTAAACTGTCATGGCTTCTATAGACTACTAATTTAGATACAGTTTGATCATGAAAGGAAAACCTTTTCGTTTCCAATCGATGAAAACCCGATACTTTAACAAACTGGTTCTCAATCAACGGAAAGAAAAACCGGTTCTTCTGCTATGCGAGTCGACTCCACGAAGAGAACCAGTTCAAAGAGTCGATTCGTTTGCTAACGACCTTAATAAAACAGTGCTCGGCCTTTGGACTTTGCTCTGTAATCCAGTCAGCATTCGAAAGTGCACGTAGGATTCGTAGTCTCCACTACAAACGGTTTCTTCATGCCAAATTAAACACTTGGAGGGAAGACTCACACCATCCAGGTTGCTAGATGCCTTGGGAGATGACCGACTTCATTTCACATCCTCTATGGATGGTATGCACGCTCGTATTGGCCGCGGTGGCGCGAGCGCAGCGCAGAGGCCGGTGGGACCCGCGCGCTTGTCCCGTGCGGCTCACGGGTAAAACTGCTATTGTCACTGGAGCCAACACAGGTACCCTTCTAAACATCTGCGCATTAGTAGCAAAAGTGTTTCAATgcctataataataaaatcattacaGAGATACCTGTTCAAAGGTATGCATTGTGCACTCAGGAATAAAATGCATGTTGTGTAACTTTAATTAAGACTAATCATGTATCCCCACGAGAAATCATAGCGATTTTCCAAATGTGGGCAGTACTGTCCCGCAGgcgtgaggtcttgctttccaGCTGCGCCCACAGCTTTCTCTGCGTCTGCTCcgttcagtgaggggctgagagccggaCAGTTACcgacgaatggaatgcaacaaGTTTTTCATGTAAAATATTACACGTTAATACAGCCTAGGgttcttgttcaaagtagttagaGATGTTCAGAAACCTTTTTGAttattcatgttccatacctgtccgtcaTATAATTTTATAGAAGTCataaaagtgattttttttaaaaatcataaaagttaagaaaagtaatttttaaaaagtagaaaaacacaaaagcaaaaaaaatctatctatctatctatctatctatctatctatctatctatctatctatctaaaacaGATGATAaattaggttatatatagatagattttattaTAGAATCATTATACCTGATCTCCtccaatatgtgtgtgtgggggggtgagggggggtgagggggggttgccacatgatagggaggctgggggggggggggggtgctttagttacaaaaggtttaAAACCTTTGTACTAAAGGAACGAAACATGTCCATAGGATGGTACATAGGATGGTAGGATGGTCATAGGATGGTACCTCGAATGGTCATAGGATTGTACATAGGATGGTAGGATGGTCATAGGATGGTACATCGAATGGTAGGATGGTCATAGGATGGTACCTCGAATGGTCATAGGATGTTACATAGGATGGTCCATAGGATGGTacataaaaagcacaataacgtttacatttctcacaTGATTTCCATGGTTTATCATCTATGTGGAGTACAAAAAagttctgtctccagttacttacAATCTGAatagttagacttggaaaattattcattgttataaggaattgtgaaaactcacgcttgtcaagcatagatttggcttatttttcttggCTAATAAACGCTGAGACGTCCCTAATGTAATATCATTTAACGTACATGAAATGCGCATAAAGTTTTTTTCATTCTGGaaatttctttttctgtcttcaaccaAATCTTTCAGCTTTgcttgtgctccaggtcagaattctgttaacaaagctcattcatttttaaatactgagaAAATGTCTATGTTCTGTACCCTCTAGGATACAGTACTTACATCAGTGTTACACTAACCCTAaccagtgcattgtgggatttcatgACCACAACGTCCAGATAGTACAATAGGAGGTCAGAGGTGTCACATATGTCATAATAGCTGCTGTGGCCCAAATGTAAGCTGACACATTTAATGCTTATCTGGAATCAGTTGTAAAGATTGACTCATATTGAAGCAATGCTTGTGCTGCATTTCCATTTTGTATCAAAACCATTGCTATGGCTTATCAAGGTTTGAGATGTCATTGTGCCCTGGCAACCAGATGCAGATGAGTTCATTGCCATCATTTCAAGGTGAAAGATAAAGGTGGTAAATTTTGGTCAGCATACTCATTTCTTGTAAGGGTGGGGAGTCTCCACTATGCTTTCAGACCTGCAAATAACATAGCAAATCTTCCAAACCAGTAGTGAAAAGCTTTGGTATAGGCATACCACGTGCTTCATATTATTGCCATGCAGTGAATCAGTGTTGAAGGATGAGTGTTTTTCTAATGCCTTATGGTGAAGAGGATTTTGGACACACTCTAATACCTATGTACATAATACCTTAATAAATCTAGCATAATTACTGTCAATGATCTTTCTTTATAAGTGACTGTGGTTTATAAAGGTACTGCACATGACCCATGGTTCTATCGAAAGTGTAGGTGTTTACTACTACTGTGGTTCGTGGTATTGTGTACTGTGGtactatttctttcttttgctgtaaaaataaaaacccctgCTGACGTACTTAACTTGGACACAGGTGTGTTGGTTTAGATGTGTTTGTGCAGTTTGCACTAAAATACTCTAATCAGTTCATTATGTCTTGGCAATGTTTAGCTTTTctggtattttttttactcacttCCTGTTCTTTGGTGCTTTTTCAACATTTCAACATTCAGTGCTCCGCCCTGTGAGTCCTACAAGCCCAACAAATGCATTGTAAAGCCCTGTTTATTAGTTTACTGACCAGATTATACTGTAGAATAAAGATGTAAGAAtaagataaaaatatatatattaaaataataataataataataataataattaaaaggtATAAGAATATAATGATTTTCTGATGTCAGGGTTTTATGGTGTTCAGGGTCGGGTTCAGAACATTCACTTGTTTATTAGATCTACTTTATTATATACTGGAGATCATCATTTTCATGTCATGTTCACACTCGGCCCTGTTTTACTTTATCTCTCTGTTTATATATCTCCTCCAGGGATAGGAAAGTTCATTGCCTTGGACTTTGCTTGTCGTGGGGCAAAGGTGATCCTGGCGTGTAGAAGTGAGGCCCGTGGGATGGCAGCACTGAGAGAGATTCGACAGCTCAGTGGCAATCAGAACGTGCACCTGCGAATCATCGACACCTCCTCCCTCGAATCGGTCCGCAAGTTTGCTGCTCAGATCCTTGAGGAGGAGAAACAGCTTCATATACTAGTCAATAACGCTGGGGCTTCAGGTAATCAATGTGCCATACTATATGTCATTTCCAATCTGGAAATCTCTATATATTTGTATCTGTCTTAGCTCCTCGATCATTGTGTgtacacattgtgtgtgtgtgtgtgtgtgtgtgtataatacacAATTGACACAAGTGACTTGTGTGCAGGTCTACCCAAAGGAATCACCGCTGATGGACTGGAAGTGTCCTTCGCCACCAACCACATCGGGCCTTTCCTGCTCACCAATCTGCTTCTAGGTCAGACCACACATCCGTCTCACCTTTGTTtcagcacctgacctctgctaactgagattttttttagtaTGTTGCATTTCTCTTTACTACTTTGTCAGATCTCTTGAAGAAATCGGCTCCAGCTCGCATCGTGAATGTCTCCTCAGCTAATCACAAGAGAGGCAAGGTGGACTTCTCGCATTTCCATGGCGAGAATTTGACATACAGGATGGACACCGTGTACAACCACACAAAGCTCCATAATGTTATCTGGACCAATGCGCTGGCACTCAAGCTACAGGGAACAGGTACAGAGCAACCCTACATTCTGCAAACTTTAGCATGTTCTGGGTAAGAATATTACTAAGGTTATGTGAATCAAGTATCAGATTACTTTGATTGGCTGATGGATGCACCATGAGCAACAATTTACATGAACAACTACATCCCT encodes the following:
- the zgc:64106 gene encoding retinol dehydrogenase 11; amino-acid sequence: MPWEMTDFISHPLWMVCTLVLAAVARAQRRGRWDPRACPVRLTGKTAIVTGANTGIGKFIALDFACRGAKVILACRSEARGMAALREIRQLSGNQNVHLRIIDTSSLESVRKFAAQILEEEKQLHILVNNAGASGLPKGITADGLEVSFATNHIGPFLLTNLLLDLLKKSAPARIVNVSSANHKRGKVDFSHFHGENLTYRMDTVYNHTKLHNVIWTNALALKLQGTGVTANSLHPGIVMTEVMRHYNWIFRLIFNIVGMFFFKSAEEGAVSSIYCAVAEETEGISGKYFDSDCSLVLPAPEARDPAIGAKEFEYCERLTAKL